A stretch of the Chelonoidis abingdonii isolate Lonesome George chromosome 11, CheloAbing_2.0, whole genome shotgun sequence genome encodes the following:
- the LRCH4 gene encoding LOW QUALITY PROTEIN: leucine-rich repeat and calponin homology domain-containing protein 4 (The sequence of the model RefSeq protein was modified relative to this genomic sequence to represent the inferred CDS: inserted 2 bases in 1 codon; deleted 1 base in 1 codon) — MPGTAQISAPWCQLDTWELGAGGGGRLTASPLIPRPDLSRNRFAEVPEDVCHLVSLEGLSLYHNCLRSIPPAIANLQSLTYLNLSRNQLTSLPPCLCRLPLKVLVASNNKLASLPDETGSLSNLRQLDVSCNELQALPASMGRLESLRDLNVRRNQLSALPEELSELPLVRLDFSCNRVARIPVCYRHLRHLQTILLDNNPLQSPPAQICLKGKIHIFKYLNLEACSKTGPDLADFTQPTRPTGFGTCARQSRHPTPSVPPESHPPPLLSQSTDEFSDLSFRIAELVRDPRQLKEKRDRAANGELEQIDFIDTSVEEEEVAKPESSSQAVALAEEKRRAERSLPQRADVGEKVPNSRPSPPQEEPPSEERRRPETLQIWQERERQQQALRSQALEKRDSLLRMGARGSFGSTQGPAASNGPLESSSLPQRKRGPRQSARPSSGPASPWANTPAQVIIVGNGPQARRGVTLGGPRAESLPPQVSSPPAWGAGSVQKPSSFLFRSSSRTAIKPGSVPAPPHTHRQTPRPPAARRAARNDLDEKEFNSPTPRKRSPGWLADAGLGSQPVSCPSSSLNLLHCLFLPRRAQVALCSASDVLQGDAGRLRGTLRALLHPXSREESPAAAHAAPALPGPLAGFALFYVSVMSLLFLAYCKLWGF, encoded by the exons atgccgggcactgcacagatcAGTGCCCCCTGGTGCCAG CTGGACACCTGGGAGCTTGGTGCAGGCGGTGGGGGGCGTCTAACAGCCTCCCCTCTCATCCCACGCCCAGATCTCTCCCGGAACCGCTTTGCCGAAGTGCCCGAGGATGTCTGCCACCTGGTCTCCTTGGAAGGGCTGAGTTTGTACCACAACTGCCTGCGGAGCATCCCACCGGCCATCGCCAACCTGCAGTCCCTCACCTACCTGAACCTCAG ccgGAACCAGCTCACCTCCCTCCCGCCCTGCCTCTGCCGCCTCCCCCTCAAAGTCCTCGTCGCCAGCAACAACAAGCTGGCCTCACTGCCCGACGAGACGGGCTCGCTGAGCAACCTGCGCCAGCTG gacgTGAGCTGCAATGAACTCCAGGCTCTGCCGGCCAGCATGGGCCGGCTGGAGTCCCTGCGAGACCTGAACGTGCGGAGGAACCAGCTAAGTGCCCTGCCCGAAG AGCTGTCGGAGCTGCCCCTGGTCCGCCTGGATTTCTCCTGCAACCGGGTCGCCCGCATCCCCGTCTGCTACCGGCACCTCCGGCACCTGCAGACCATCCTGCTGGACAATAACCCCCTCCAGTCGCCGCCCgcgcag ATCTGCCTGAAAGGCAAAATCCACATCTTCAAATACCTCAACCTGGAAGCCTGCAGCAAAACGGGGCCTGACCTGGCCGACTTCACCCAGCCCACCCGGCCCACCGGCTTTGGCACCTG CGCCAGGCAGTCCCGGCATCCGACCCCCTCTGTGCCCCCCGAGAGTCACCCGCCCCCTCTGCTCTCTCAGTCCACAGACGAGTTCTCCGACCTGTCGTTCCGCATCGCGGAGCTGGTGCGTGATCCCCGCCAGCTGAAAGAGAAGCGGGACCGGGCAG CCAATGGAGAGCTGGAGCAGATCGACTTCATCGACACCAgcgtggaggaagaggaggtggccAAGCCAGAGAGCAGTTCGCAGGCCGTGGCCCTGgcggag GAGAAGCGGAGAGCAGAGAGGAGCCTTCCCCAGAGAGCCGATGTCGGGGAGAAGGTGCCGAACAGCAG GCCCAGCCCTCCCCAGGAAGAGCCCCCCAGCGAAGAGCGGAGGCGCCCCGAGACGCTGCAGATCTGGCAGGAGAGGGAGCGGCAGCAGCAGGCCTTGCGGAGCCAGGCGCTGGAGAAGCGGGACAG CCTGCTGAGGATGGGGGCCAGAGGCAGCTTTGGCAGCACACAGGGCCCGGCGGCCAGCAA TGGCCCACTGGAGAGCAGCAGCCTGCCTCAGAGGAAGCGAGGACCCAG GCAGTCGGCCCGGCCGTCCTCAGGCCCGGCATCCCCCTGGGCAAACACCCCGGCACAGGTGATCATAGTTGGGAACGGGCCGCAGGCCAGGAGAGGAGTAACGCTTGGGGGGCCGCGGGCGG agtCTCTCCCCCCGCAGGTCTCCAGCCCCCCGGCATGGGGAGCCGGCTCGGTGCAGAAGCCCAGCAGCTTC CTCTTCCGCTCCTCGTCGCGGACGGCCATCAAGCCTGGCTCCGTG cctgcacccccacacacccaccgCCAGACCCCCAGACCCCCTGCGGCTAGACGGGCGGCTCGCAACGACCTGGACGAGAAGGAGTTTAACAGCCCCACTCCGCGCAAGC GGTCCCCTGGGTGGCTGGCAGATGCAGGGTTGGGGTCCCAGCCGGtctcctgccccagcagctcccttaACCTTCTTCACTGTCTTTTTCTCCCTCGCCGGGCCCAGGTCGCCCTCTGCTCCGCCTCCGACGTGCTCCAGGGGGACGCCGGGCGGCTCCGGGGCACCCTGCGGGCCCTGCTGCACCC GAGCCGCGAGGAGAGCCCTGCCGCTGCCCACGCCGCGCCCGCCCTGCCCGGGCCCCTCGCCGGCTTCGCCCTCTTCTATGTCTCCGTGATGTCGCTGCTTTTCCTGGCCTACTGCAAGCTCTGGGGCTTCTGA